The Loxodonta africana isolate mLoxAfr1 chromosome 14, mLoxAfr1.hap2, whole genome shotgun sequence DNA window TAGTACCTCCCTTTCTCTTTACTCACTTGGCCACCACAATTTATGAGCTGGGTCCACCACTATCCAATATGAAACACTCCTGAGAGGCTGTTGGCCAACTTAACTTCCAGTCCCTACGTATTTGCCTTTGTCTCTGGCACCAATTCCTGGCTTAAAGTATTCTGGTCAGGGAAGCAAGACTGGTTTTACCGTACCCAACTGTTACAAACCATAGAGAATTTACCTAGAAAGAACTGCTTGGGGCCACTATCTTCAGGTGGAGGTGGGAATGGGCAGTGCTGGTGTCTGGGATTTGAGAATAGGGAGTGCATATAAGCTTGACAAATTCCATTCCAGTACAGAAAACTGTTAAAAAATTAATTGACTTTCAAAGACCCCATCTCCCTCTAAGGTCATTTAGCAGTAAGAGAATTAACTTACTTCTCAAATTTCTAGGAAGTTCCTATCTTGAATTTCTTTTTACTTAATTTCcagagtttttttctttaagggaggaacaaaaaaattaattaaaaaaatataggaAATAGGAAGGTATTTCCATAGAGGATAACACTATTATATATGTAATATTGCATCTCCCATCAGCGCTTCTTCTCTGGCCTTCACCGTTTCTGGACAAGCAAGAAGTTGAAGGATCTGTCAGAAAAGCAAGTGGGTGTGATTGAAATTAGCCATGTAATAGGACACCTTGTAGGGCTGGCTTGCCTAATGTATAACGGGAATTACCTTGTGCTCTACTAACTCCCTGGGGCCCCAGGAAAGGGATATGTGaaagaaattcagaaaaaagcaacaaaattaTTAAGGAACTGTGAGGTTGATTTATGAGGTACGTTACGAGAGCTAAGTACATGTGGCTTGGCTGAACAACGACTGAATGAAGACATGATGAATGTCTACGGGTTTACAGAGAACGTAATCACTGTGGAAAGGAGAGGGATGGAGTTGTCTTAGAGGTGATAACATCAtagtcacttatttttttttaacatgggggTCTCGGGCTTTGTATTTCAATTGTCTACAGAAGtaaacattaatttaaaaaaatcttttataatATATGAATAGCAATGAAAACATTTTACCTTCATAAAACCTAGGAAATTTTCTAAAGGTGTTCTGGGTAGGAGTATTGGCTGATAAGCAACAGTTACAGGAGTTAACAGCCTACCTGAAGAAAGAAATGGTAGGGAGAAGTGGAGGGGAAGAAGTGATTTGGCCAAAGTCCTTGCACCTTATAGCTTCACAGAATGGCCACCTTGGTTGGCAACCAAACCCAACAACTTAGGAAGACTCTCCAGTAAGCGCTCCTCTGACTTCACCAGACAGCACAACTGGCACACGCTTTATTTCAAACAAGAGATCACCATCCTGTAATCTATCCTGTGGCCCCGTAGTGCCAGCAAAGATAGAGAGAAGGTGGCTGTCagagacagatgggtggtgactgatAGGACCAATTTAACCTCAGCTAATGCTGAGGAACAATCTGCAGATCTTCTTCATCATCCTCAGAGCAGTGACAAGTTCAAAGTCAGATTTGCAGTATTTCAAAAGGTACAAGAATAGCTGGTCATATGTCCGTCTTTGAAGTAGATGCTGGGATATTATGGTGAATATGACATGCTTCTTCCCCTCACGgggcctccaggcaggagaaagAGACAGACATAAAACAGACACACCATTGTAATTCAACAAGTTAGATATAACATGATAAGCAAGGGGCACCAGGCCTGCACAGAGAGTAAAAATCTATCCCAGCATGGAGGATTTAAGGGGAGGTTTCCTGGAGGAAGCAAACCCTTACATAACATGGTTATTAACGGGGGCCTTCGCTTTCAATTTCCAATTGATTTAATGCAGAAATACTTATCCAGGGTCATTTATAGCAGATAATAGAGCAGGTATTTATTGTTTTGCCTGCCAACTTTGCTTCCATCTAAAAGAATCATTCCTTCTTTTCTAGGGAACTTCTCTTCCTCCCCACTCCAACAATGTGGTGTTACCTAATTCTCAAATTCAATCCCTTGATAGGATTAGGTAGTTCTTTTAGAGAGTTGGacagccccggtggtgcagtggttaagtgtttggctgctaaccaaaaggtcagcagttcaagtccaccagccgctccttggaaaccctatggggcagttctactctgtcctatagagtcactatgagtcggaatcgacttggtggcaatgggtttggtttttgttttgttttgctttgtttttggtttctagAACTTTCCAAAATGGGTCTAAGAGAGAGGGACAATCCTTCTGTGGTGGTAAGGTCATAATATAAGAGGCTTGGGATCATTTAAGGATGATATTCCCCTTATATAGAAGAAGCTGCTCTGTGGTGGGATAAACTAATGCTGACACATATAGAGAGAAACAGTGAGcacaaaaggagagagagagtacagcgGATTTAAGGCCCTGATCCTAGTTGCCTCTGAGGCATAGTTGCACCATTCCAATTCTGTTACTATGTGAAATACTATAGTATTCTTCTACTAAAGTCCTCTTTTTGCCCAAACTAGTATAAGTTcagtttctgtcacttgcaaccaagAGTCCAGAGTAGCAGCTCACATTAGCGGTGACTTCTTAGCATTTCATCCTTGTCTTCAAGTTACATGGCTTCTCTCATCCTCCCCCTTTCCAAGAAGAGTCAGTCCAACCTCAACGCTGCCAATTGCTTCTTGTTCTGTCTCAGCTTATTCATATTTTTAAGCTTGGCCAATGCTCCTGCAAACTGAAAGCTTCTACTTTGCTCTATAATTGTcatttgttaggtgccatcagtcggctctgactcacagcaacctatgtataacagaacaaagcgtggcccggtcctgcaccatcttcgtgatagtatgttcgagtccattgctgtggctgttGTGTAAACCCATCTCATCGAGCAGCTCCTTGTTTCTGTGGACCCTCTACTTTGgaaacccctggtggtgtagtggttaagagctacagctgctaaccaaaaagacagcagttcaaatccaccagacactacttggaaactctatggggcaattctactctgtcctgtagggtagctatgggtcggaatcaactcaatgataacaggtttgggttttttttggttttctactttaccaaacagctTCATAAGCTACGATTCCTAAAAGCCAGTCCTCATTTGAAAGTACGTTAAAATACTGTCTAGCAAGAGCCACCACCAGAGAATCCAAATAAGTAGGTCTTAAGTGGGGCCAAGCAATCTAgattttaattataaatatatatatatatatatatatataatcctgactgattctatatattaatcttttgtatcctgcatccagtaattccaggaaggcactttcatctagaagatcccttaatTTTTGTCCTGGAGCTTGTTTTGGCTATCAccgtctgtttcttcatgtgacttgatattggctgctgtctccaagccatctataagttgttgtattagcttattttatgtttgcttactgtgtcgtagcttcttgctttgttttgttttgatatgcccaaatgggttgcttgagtgagctagcttgattatttttgcctttgaagctctgatgtcctgtccccagatggctagagctattatcaggtatatcggcctaggagtccattcacttttcttatatgaattcagctcaggtgtgcaggtagctgatcatcaagcgtgtggtacaggctctgtcctacagtcttagaggggcaggggtgattggtgtaggtactggtatctggttgcagtagggggtcacactctgaacaaggcaggggcttagaatcgtcccccacatgtctctgaggaaagcgtgtccctcttccctagagcatacaggtgggtgggttctgcagacggaccatgggcacccaatgtttttggttgtaaggactaggaggtatcagttatctttggaccgcTGTGGCATATGGctcggtgacctgagtggagccaccagaccttaggcccctgatgtgggtaggtgaggaccctgtttaataggcaaagtggtgtcaaacatcaaacacccacccctccaccgcacagctgaaacagtcgtagtctgccagcaagggcctatccTCCTGAAatcggcccacacaggtccatgcaggggaaaAGGTACCCAAAGTCCATAGACCATTGATGCCTGGACGGGAGAATCCTAACTGATTCTGATGTGCAGGCTGGTGGTGGTATCACTAGACCAGCTGACCTGTAAAACGCATCAACTCAAAGAGTATATGAGTGTCCTGGCCAAGGGCCCAAATTAACTATTCAGTCCTTACCCAAGCCCTGAATACAACTCAGTCTGGTTCACCTCAAAGAAAGCTGAATTATTGGAGGCTTGGAAGTATGTCATGGTAGCTCCCAGCTGCTCACAGAACTACCCTGAAGGGGCTTGAGGTGATTTCATCACCCCAGGCAGGCCTTGCAGGGGAAGGTCTGGCCCCTTACACAAGCTGCCTTTCATTTCCTTCATGTTGGAGAAGGCTGATGGAGAggtaatttatttctttataaagaCTAGCGTTACATCACCGGCCTGTATATTTCTTCCTATAAAGTGTCTTTCAAAAGCAGCTATCCTCAAAGGAGTTGGGCATAGTTAACTTGGGGGCAGCAGTGAAGTTGAAATgcggggaatttttttttttttttcaatccttcaAGCAAAGTCACCGTTGGAGCAATAAAACTGCTCTCTCTTGAGACATGACTAGCATTTGAAGGCAGCCATTTTCTGAAAGTGGGTGCCAGATGGGAGACGGATTTGATTGGATGGGGTGAGCCAAGTAAAGCAAGTTGCTTCTTCACACCTTCCTTAAATCTCTGAGGTTTTGATGTTGGCTGAGCGGAACCCCCCTAGAAAACTCTGAAAGGCCTTTGGATTTTTAGATGTGCTGTTTCACATTCGGCATTTTACAGCAGGTGTTTTGAGGCTTTTCTCTACCAAGAAGGAACGTTTGTATTCACCCCAGGctcttatatttaatttttttacgtTTAGTGTTTATCAGACCTGTGGAATATGGGTTAAAGACTCGGGGAGGCTTGGAATGATTTGGACAAAAAGGACTTTGACATCCTCCAACCTAACACTGAGATTCTTTTCCTttctgtggttttttgttttcttttttttttctcctcccctccatccctccttcctatccttcctcccttctctcttAATCTCTCTCCACATTCAACGAGTGCCCTAAACAGTGACAAACTTGCATGTGCTTCCCTTATGACTAAACTCCCAGGCCTCCCGCcaacccccctccccacccctccatgGCCCAAACTCCAGGCATCCCGTGAAGAGAGCCCCACGGTTCGCAGCCCTGGTGGGAACGGCCCGGGCGGAGGAGTATGGTGGGGAGCGGCGGTGTCTTTGTCCTGGGGGAAGGCAAAGCCGCTTCCAGGAGGAAACGGGCGTTTCCTTCCCACGCGCTCGAGCGGGCCCTGGGGCTCGGCCCGGGGACTCCACCCAGCCCCTCCCAGAGCTCTGGGAAAAGCCAGTcgccacacacaggcacacacaggccCCGGCGCCGCGCCCTAAGGAGAGCGGCACCCACGGCCAATTGTCATGGCAACTTCGGGGCTCGTTCCACTTCCCCACCCATCCGATCCCCCTCCTCCTGGCGCCACAGCCAACCGGCTTGTGCGCGTCCCTGGAGCGCGCTATAAAACTTGCGCGGTGGCGCAGGCGGAGCGGCGACTCTGAACCCGGGGACCGCAGGCAGCAACACTAAAGCGTAGAAAGTCTCCTTTCAGTAAGAGCGGCAGAAAAACGCCCGAGCATGCAGAGCCTGAGCCTCTGCCTGCGAAAGCAGCGCCTTTGCTTGGCCTTCCTGCTCCTCCATCTCCTGGGCCAGGTAAGTGGCGCGCCCCCAAGGCGCCCCGGTTACTTTCCCCTCTGAGCGGCCCCTGCTGGGCGCCCGGGCTCGTCCGCCCTCGACTGTCCCTACCGAGGGGTTTCTCCTTCTTGTCTCGCACGCCCCCAGGTCGCTTCGGCTGAGCGCTGCCCTTCGCCGTGCCCAGGCCAGTGCCCCACGGCACCGCCGATCTGCGCCCCCGGGGTGCCCGCTGTGCTGGACGGCTGCTCCTGCTGCCTGGTGTGCGCCCGCCAGCGCGGCGAGAGCTGCTCGGAGCTGGAGCCTTGCGAGGAGAGCAGCGGCCTCTACTGCGACCGCAGCGCCGACCCCCGCGCCCAAACTGGCATCTGCATGGGTAATACAGCCCCCTCGACCCTTGAGCTCTTCTCCGGGGCCAGCTAGAGCTGCCCCTCttgcttctcctcttcctccctcttcccaGAGGGTGATGAGCAATAATActaatgatgataatgatggtgCAGTAGTTGATGTTTATGGAGCCACGCATGGTATGGGGGCGCCTAGGGGTGTGGGGAGTGCCAGAAGCCAGAGAGGAAACCTGCCCAAGGAGGTGAGACGCCTTCATCACTTGCCACCCTAGAGAAGAATCTAAATAGATGGGGAGGGAAGCCAAGTTAAGGGTCAGTGAAGTCATTTCCTTTGGACGTTTCCAGGGACACACTTGGGGGTGATGGAAACGTGAGCTTACTCATACTCTCAGAGTTCACAACTGCAGTCCAGCAGGTTTCTTTTTACACCTCTAACTGTCCTATTTGAGCCAAAGCAGCCCCTGGTCTCCTGGGATGACTATGTAACCCTTGTCCAGGTGGCGGTGAGTAAAATAAAATGCAGACAACTAGTAAATCCAGGCTCATGAAATTTAGTCTCCTGGGGGTCGATTTTCCACCTGGTTTACCATTTGTAGTATGAGGCAGTCCCTGCCTCTCTACATGCGGGGCTTGAAAAAGCCTTTTACTTTGTAATCTAAGCCGGTGATGATTTTCTCTGCTTGAATGCCAGGGAATCCCATTGCCCTTCTCAATTTGACCAGTTAACCTATTTGGAGCatatgcaatgcattttttttttttttaattctaagctTCTGGAGTAGGAGTATCTAAAAAGGTTTTTGCAGAATGACTTTATCACTGGAAGAAATAGTTATGGGGCCTTGGGTGTATCATTTCCCTTcgtcacctgtaaaatgagaaccTGGACAGGATGGCCATGAAGGTTTGTTCTTGCTCTGAAGGACCTCCACGAATACATTTCTCTACTGGAGATGGATAAGAAGCCAGATCACCAAAACTAGAAAAGGACCACTCAGGGTTTGAACATTTCTGCCAAATCTTACCTAGCCTCTCTGATGCATCATGTCCTGTTTTCCCCTCTGCCCTGCTCTCCCAATATTGTAGTGCTAGAAGGAGACAACTGTGTTTTCGATGGGGTCATTTACCGCAGTGGAGAGACCTTCCAGCCGAGTTGCAAATACCAGTGCACCTGCAGAGATGGGCAGATTGGCTGTGTGCCCCGCTGCAACCACGACCTGCTCTTGCCCCGGCCTGACTGCCCAGCTCCAAGAAAAGTTGAAGTACCTGGGGAGTGCTGTGAAAAATGGATCTGCGACCCCGATGATGAGGAGGGATTGGGAGGTATTGCCCTACCAGGTGAGAAACTGTGTACCTCGGGATGGTCACAAcacggggcgggggaggggggcctTCTGCCTAGAGAGTAAATGCAGCCAGGAAGCAGGAGGGTCCTCTTGAATGTGAGATGAGAAAACTAGTCTCAGTTTCTGGCCATTCTGTTGTGAATTCCAGATTGCCCACTGAGAACAAACTCATCCTGTCTTTAAATCCAAGCTAGGTTACTTAAGTACACACACAAGTTTGTCTAAAGCTGCCGTTGACAGTTGCCATCCATTCggcttggactcatggcaacgttatgtatgacagaatgaaacattgcccggtcctgtgccatcctcatgaatgttgctatgtttgagtccattgttctggCTGTTTCTCTAAAGAGGATCTACGTAATTGAAAATGACACCGGATTTGTCTTACCGAATGACCACTATTTGTTTTTAGTCAATCCCACTTGACTCTTAGTAATAtttcaaagataaaaataaaaatcactgttTTCTGGATTGCATACACTACCTATGTCCTCTCAAAACTAGCCCCCTGGGGAATGTTTCTCATCCCTGGATAGGTGTCACTGAGAAATGTCACTTTTCCAGATGCTGCAGGAAGgggcaagtgttttgtttttctttttgttttatctgataaaggaaattttttggaaaaaaaaaatccttatgagTTGATCTATCAGTTAGAAGCCATGAATCAACCAGATCATTTGTATTGTCGGTATACTGAGTTTAGTCCCCGAGTGGTGGAAACTGTTAAAcattcgactactagccaaaaggttggcagttagaatccacccagaggtgcctcggaagaaaggcctggcaatctacatctgaaagatcacagccactgaaaaccctatggagcatagttctactctgactcacatggggtcaccaggagttaaaatcaactcatggcaactgattttttgtttgtttgtttgtttttgttacgTGAGTTTTATAGAATTTCTGCCATCAGAAGTTATCATCCAGGCCTTACAAATAGGGAAAACTACCATGTAGACAAGAAGATGTATCCCAAACCATGCAGATTAAGTGTTCAGACAGAACTTTTCATAATTAAAGACCAAGTCTCTGTATCCTGTGGCTGAATCAACCACCTCCATCTCCCAAAAGCAAAGTACAGCTTTCATCACTATTTTGAACAGGCTGGTTCTACTTATTCATCACAATTAAAATTCTCTCATAaccttttttaatgtttaaaggcATGTGTTGAAAACACTATAGTTTTAAGGCTAGTTTGTGATGTTCTAGTGTCCTCTATTCTTAAAACCACTAAGCTTCTTAAAGACAGGTTCTTCTAAGCTTCTTAATGACATGTTAAACAGTCATTGCACAAAGATTTCTGGAAGGCCTACAGTGTGTCAGGATTGTACCACCTGTTAGTGTTGTTATTAATTGCTGTCAGATCGGCTCtcgctcatggtgaccccaaacacaacagaacaaaacgttgcccagtcctgcgccatctcatGATAGATtgtgtgctcaagtccattgtttcggccgctgtgtattttgagcgccttccaacctcgTGGGATCACCTTCCAGTGCAGTATTGGACAGTATGCTGTTGGGATCCGTAGGTTTTCATCGGCTAATTTTCGAAAGTAgctcaccaggtttttcttcccagCCTGCCATAGTccagaagctcttctgaaacttgtccgttgtccaccatgggtgaccctgctggtatctgaaatattgGAGGCATTGCTTCCACCATTATAGCAATACTCACACCACCACAGTAGGGCAAACCGATAGATGGGTGTCTGTTACCCATTgaaacccattaccgtcgagctgattccaacttatagtgaccctatgggacacagggTCCAAggagcctcatagggtttccaagaagtggcttcgaactactgaccttttggttagcagcctagctcttaatcaTCGTACCACCTGGGCTACCTGTTAAAAAAAAGGAGTTAGTAAATAAAGAGATCTAGATCTGCGCCCTGGGAGCACCGGTTTAGTGGGTACGGAATTGGTTAAGACCCCCTTTCTACTAGTGATTAAAAGGATCACTTTGTGATTCTCATGTTTTATTCAGTATAGCTTCTGTATTGATCCATCCTGTAGCCTACAGACCAGAAGCCACCCTAGGAGTTGAAGTCTCTGACTCGAGCGTCAACTGCATTGAACAGACCACAGAGTGGAGCGCCTGTTCCAGGAGCTGCGGCCTGGGCTTTTCCACGCGGGTCACCAACAGGAATCGGCAGTGTGAGAT harbors:
- the CCN3 gene encoding CCN family member 3, producing MQSLSLCLRKQRLCLAFLLLHLLGQVASAERCPSPCPGQCPTAPPICAPGVPAVLDGCSCCLVCARQRGESCSELEPCEESSGLYCDRSADPRAQTGICMVLEGDNCVFDGVIYRSGETFQPSCKYQCTCRDGQIGCVPRCNHDLLLPRPDCPAPRKVEVPGECCEKWICDPDDEEGLGGIALPAYRPEATLGVEVSDSSVNCIEQTTEWSACSRSCGLGFSTRVTNRNRQCEMVKQTQLCMVRPCQQEPEQLADKKGKKCLRTMKSLKAIHLQFKNCTSLHTYKPRFCGVCSDGRCCTPHNTKTIQVEFQCSPGQIIKKPVMVIGTCACHTNCPQNNEAFLQELESDTSREEM